TATGATACCACCTGTACACGTAACTCCGGAGCAAGTGGTAGACGCGCTTCGATTCGATAAGAAGCGCATAAACAGTCAAAACGACTGGATTCTATTCCACCAGATCGGTGCGCCGGAAATCGTAAAGAATGTTCCAATAGCAATTGTAGAAAGCATTATCGCAAAGCGTATCAATTTCCTACAGGAAGGAAGAGTAGCATAGGTATGAGAATTATTTGGGTGATCCAAGGTCCAAATCTCAATTTGTTGGGAGAGCGCGAACCCGAGCTGTATGGAAGTTTAACGTTACCACAATTGCAAAACGAGTTAGATCAATTTGCCGCGACATTAGGAGTTGAACTCCGACATTTTCAATCGAATCATGAAGGGGCGCTGATCGATAAATTGCAGGATGTTCGTAGCGATACCGCAGGCGCGTTGCTCAATGCCGGTGGATACACTCATTCCAGCATCGCGTTAGGCGACACTGTGAGAGCGGTAAAGTATCCCGTTGTAGAAGTGCATATCACTGACACCAATCGTCGCGAATCGTTCCGCCGGAATTCCTATCTCAGCAACGCCGCGCTTGCCACTTTCCAAGGAGAAGGAGTACTTAGTTACCGTAAAGCGTTGCAGCACCTAATTGATTTTCTCGATGGAAAAGTGGAACAGACATCGCAAGTAACTCAGAGTTCTTTACTGTTTTCAGTTAGCGAGACCATCCGACTTGACGATACTGATGCCGCTGGTATATTATTTAATGCTCACCTCTTCCGGATTTGTCATCGGGTGTATGAAAAATGGATGGCGACCATCGGGTTCTCCTTAGGTAGTATTTTGGCAGAACGAAAGTGGGGACTACCGATTGGTCGTCTTGAAGGTGACTTTTTGAAACCGTTACGAACCGGAATGCAAGTAATCGTAGAAATCGAATTGCT
The nucleotide sequence above comes from bacterium. Encoded proteins:
- a CDS encoding type II 3-dehydroquinate dehydratase gives rise to the protein MRIIWVIQGPNLNLLGEREPELYGSLTLPQLQNELDQFAATLGVELRHFQSNHEGALIDKLQDVRSDTAGALLNAGGYTHSSIALGDTVRAVKYPVVEVHITDTNRRESFRRNSYLSNAALATFQGEGVLSYRKALQHLIDFLDGKVEQTSQVTQSSLLFSVSETIRLDDTDAAGILFNAHLFRICHRVYEKWMATIGFSLGSILAERKWGLPIGRLEGDFLKPLRTGMQVIVEIELLRLGERSITLGYRIRDEDNTVYATASSVHVATDPVGKRAAFPEQFLQALKPHLR